AAGAGGCTACGTATGAATTCGGTCAATTAGGGGGGAGAAAAGTAGCAGGCTTAATACATAATTTCACTCCCatacttttttacttttgacTTATAACAactatatatttctattttaaccAATGGCACatataaacttttattattaaccAATCTCACCCCTAAACACATTTAAAGAAGGGCGTACTTATCAAAAACTATAACGTGTTAATAATATTTGGACCACTTATAATATAAaccatttttctctttcttttactttaagaatataaaaacaataaactAAATAGATTATAAACCTAATCAACCATCACTGTCATACCCTAACCAACTAGCAGCCCCACCTTATCCACAGGGGTGCTCATGGTTCGATTAACCGAAccattaactaaaaattaagacCAAACTgtaaactttggttttttgcttttaaaattgaaatcgAGCTGAATGAACCGGTTAATCAGTTAACCGATTCATTTGGACCGGTTAACCTTATTTCACGGTTTTTAACCGTCACAATTatgcaataaatatttttataaaatcttgagtagaaataataatttcagataaaataagtataattaGAAGTTACAATACAAGTTATAcaactaatattaaaagtgCATTCTTCTAAAGAGTATATAGATTCCAAATATTTGAACATAAATTTgcttaaaaaatttcttatgaATACCCTTCATAAGAAGAAAATCCAAATCTAAAGACAAAAGAAGTAGCTCTTAGTCATCAATATTgataagagaagaaaatagaGTTATtttaggtatatttataataaatatataagatataATGCTTTTGGCTGGTTAACCAAAAATcatagtttttttcttttaaaaaccAAAACCGAACTGAaaaccaaaattataaaaaaattgagaccTAAACCTAAACCATCGGCACgattattcaataaattttgtttgatttaatCGATTTCGGATCGAGCATCGGtttaaattattgttattttgctCAACCCTATATCCACTGTCTTCTACCATGATAATAGCAAAATGCATTGTCTAAcaaaatacttattaattctaatagcTAAAACCATCCAATTTCTTCAATACAGAcacattaataaatacataagtTCTCCTTCCTCACATAACCACCAATCATCTTGTTTTCTTCTTGACCTCTTCCTCTCCAATTTCTGAGAAACAGTATGAGAATCTCCTCACACAATAGCCATAACACTCTAAGCTCTCACTTTTCTCTCAAAATTGATCAAAGCCTAAGTTCATGTGCTCCAATTTCAAGTTACTGTTATTTTATGCGGCTGTTGCTCCATCTCTCATCGCCACAAGTTGTAGTAGAGGCTCCTTCCTCTCATGTGAAAAGATCGGTCCTTCTCATTTTCATCTCCTTTCGCTTCCTTTTTTCTCATTCAACTTGAATGCGGTTGATTGGATGTTAATGGTGATGGACGGTGAGTATAGTGGTGTTGGGTTTTATGGGTGTAGTGGTGGCAATGACtgaaagagaatgaaagtgaTGCGGTGGTAGGGAGAGTGATACAAGAAGAGAGAGAATGCGTGTGTTTTAGGTGTACAAGTTAATTCACGTACTTCTCAACGCTTATCAACACACTATTTTTCATGCCGACACTAAATAAATGAAAtcgaataataaaattagaatactAACACTAAATAAATGagatttaacaataaaattagaattcatAAATGagatcaaataataaaattagaattcaaaaaggaagttggttaataataaaagttgaTATGTACTATAAATTTACACGATTATgagaaacaataaaattagaattgagatttgagatcggttagtaataaaagttgaTATGTGCTATGGATATATGTAgagataaaaatgaaaaatgtgTTATAAAAGTGCATGAATATCAtacataaaaatgaaaaaaaaaacaagagtGAGATTATGTATTAAGCCGAAAATAGCTACTACAAGAACTCATTGTGGCAGGTCCTCCCTGAAGCATTTCGTCGAGTACGGATTGCCATTAATCTTGTAAAACATGAATGCATAAAACATATAAAGGTGCCTGGTACCAATACATCCAAACTTGTGCAAAACAAAACGATAATTCTTCGTTAAGTTTCCGCAGATTGCTGATATATTTACCAAATCCGGGTCACATGCtcaataaagaataatttttaaagctaTCACATGTTCTTTCTTCATGAGCACTGTACATGTGTCTGAGTGTCTATGTGTACCTTACGGAAAGTATAAATCGGATTTTaagaaaacatataattaaaaatagataattagtgattagttaatttcttttaatagataattggtggtaatttcttcttcttttttaatttttcttatttatttttgcttgACTTTAATTTtccattaatttattattatggaaataagaagaaaacatATAATTCATAGTATAATTTCTCATTTGATACGGCCTAAAAATAATCAACAGTCATGGCTTTGACAGCATCTATTCGCAGTCAATCAATCTTCCTGTTTCAGACCATGCAGTCTCTGAATAGGTTTtactataataaatattgaacGTATACCGAGGTAGTTCTGAATTGTGTGATCAGATTGCATGTTGCCCATGTGTGTACTAGACAGTCGAATCTGTctttgctgctgctgcttgtATTCTCTATTCTCATATCCTCTAATATCATTCTTTTGACAAATCAAGGTGTAAAGGTAAACGGAGGAGGTAGCTATGGGGTTTGCAAAGGACAACGCCGTTGATGATACTATCCAACTGGAGAAAGTCCTGCACATGAATGCAGGAGAAGGAGACAATAGTTATGCCAGTAACTCCTTACTTCAGGTACTCTTTAATCTCATAGATGCTAAGGTTTTAGCACAGACTAGGCGCAATCTAACCACTTATGCTATAATGAAACACCAAGAGCATTGAGAGACACAGCCGCGGGTGGTGTCGCAAATAGAATCCCAAAATAAATTCCTTCTACACCCGTGGATCCTGGTTCATAATCAAGCACTAGGGTTCCACAGCTCCATTATTAATAGCTTGCTCCATGCTTGTGGTCCTAAACACGATCTGGATTTTGACTTTCACGCCAGTATATGTAGATGCCTCGTTCTGACTGCAGCCAgcataatagaaaataaaaaggaccTAGATCTTTTTGAAATCAAGTCTCGGATATTTTACACCCATATTGACCTTTAATTGCCTCGCTTTATTGTGTTTATGTAACAGAGAAAGGTGATGCTAAAAGCAAACAAGGTTGTACAAGAAAGCATTAAGGAGTTGTACAATAAGGGTTTTTCAGAATGCATAACAATGGCAGACATGGGTTGCTCATCAGGACCCAACGCTTTCATTCCCATGTGGGAGATTATAGAGGCCATTGATAAAACATGCAACCAACTGAACAGAAAACCTCCCATCTTGCAGGTTTTCTTGAATGATCTTCCAGGAAATGACTTCAACTCCATCTTCAAGTCACTGCCAAATTTGTATAAGAAACTTGAGGAAGAGAAAGGGAAGTTCGGGCCTTGTTTTATAGCTGCTATGCCTGGAAGTTTTTATGGAAGGCTCTTCCTGCCACATTCTCTTCACTTCGTTCACTCTTCTTACAGTCTCCACTGGTGCTCAGAGGTCAGCCATTCAGATtcgtttttatttttcttgtttgtctTTTTAACGCGTAGCAATGCTACATCAATACTCACTTCCACATCAAGATATTTAAAAGAGGAAAACAAATAGCAAAACTGAATTCTCTTATCTGATTATGCTAAAGCAAATCTTCTGAGGATTGAATGAAAATTTTGACAATGTATTAGGGTGTTAGAGGGGAGAggagaatttcttttttttaaaataagaaataagcCACTGTACTCGAAACTTTAACGCTCGAAATGAGTGTTCGGCCACGAGACTAAAGTCTGTTATTTTTGTAATCATCAGTTGATTGCTCTTTTTCACTACTTATATATTGATTCTTGATTAGTGTTGGAATGCTCCTATTATCTAGGTACCAAAAATTCCATTAAACAAAGGTAACATATACGTGGCAAAGACGAGTCCTCCTAGTGTCCACAAAGCATATCTAGATCAATTTGAGAGAGACTTCAATACATTTTTAAGATCACGTTCTGCAGAAGTGATACCTGGAGGTCAAATGGTCATAACCATCATTGGCAGAGATAAGGACATGGATCAATCAGATAAATATAGCCCCACCATTTGGGAGCTGTTTGGGATAATACTAAATGACATGGTCTCAGAGGTAATTGAGTGGTTTTTCCTTTACTATTACATTAATCACATGGATCAATATCTTCTTTATGTTCATATATAGGGTTTAATCGAAGAATCAAAGCTGGACTCGTTCAACATTCCACTATATGCAGCTTCAGCAGAAGAAGTGAAAAATGTGATCGAAGCAGAAGGGTCATTTAACATCAATAGGCTTGAATCTTTCCACATAGGCTGGGATGCAAGCATTGATGATCATTACAAAGCCTCTATGGATAAGCATACAAGAGGCATGTGGGTAGCTAACTGTTTTAGGGCTGCATCAGAATCCATTTTAACACATCATTTTGGAGGCGAGCTCATTGATATTATGTTTCAGAGGTTTTCTGTGGGAATAGGAGAGTACATGGAAATGGCGGATGGTGCTTATACCAATCATGTTGTTTCCATGACGAAGGCATGAATAAAATCcttatatttacatataatgTTTGAGGAAGATTGTCATCAGAATGAAGTCCAGTGTTCTAGTGCTCACATTAAGGGTTTTATATTCACTACCTAATCACATTACCTTCGTTCTATTTGATTGAAATGAATTCTATAAGAGGATTGAGTTTAAATCTTATTACAAGATagaatttcttattttctataaagaaTATAAAGGAATATCTAGCTTTTATTGTGTAACTCAATGTATTGAGCTTTATATGAATTAGAAGAATTAAGAATTTGTTAACAATTTTCTGTATAGAACCTACTTTAAACACCAAAATAGCTGAAGTAgagaaacaaaacaaaacaaaattaaaaattcaactaTTCAAATATGGACTTCGTAGCGAATGGTAAAAAgctaagaaattgaaaaaacaaatactaataaaattaaaatttaatcatgCATTAGAGTTTTATAACATACTTAACTAATCGTctaaaagttaattatatatatatatatatatatatatatgaatagtcCGTTTTTCCtttgtatatatatcttttaaagaTTAAGAAAAAGGATCTGCCATGAATGTGAAAAGAAAttgcattatatttttaataagaggaTCTCCCATGATTGTCATATATTTGGACGTTTATAAATATCAACgtgtattcttttttaaacaatattattatttttaaatccattttgaaatttttaaatatatttatcaaaataatatccgagttgataaaaaaataataaatctctATATGAGTGCAATTAGTCATCTtgagtaattatatattataatggTCATGGGCGGCAATCCTCCATCAATCGGTACAGTGGCGTGTGCATGTGTATGTATGTGGCGTGTGCATGTGTatgtatatatgaaaaaatatttatctaagTTTGATATATGTCTCTATTTATACATCAAATATAtagataattgatatatatttattagaatccaataataaaatatgtgtcaatcattcaatattaaaatgcaAAACTAATCCTTTGCTTTTTGGTGGGTATTATTCAAAAGTTTCAACAGTTTAGGCATCTCCTTCACGGTTTATATGTCATCTCCCTGTCTAAAGTGTGTGTGCTGCCTCCCTTTTGTCCCTGGCGACGCGAGCAGGGTGAGACTAAGAGAAATTTCTAGAAGAATGTGGTTGTATCAGgagttttattataatttgattaattttgtaGGCCTGTGGACTAAGTTAGTTGCAGACTTTAAGTCTGATTTCTCTGTTATGTCGTGCAAACTCAGTCTTTCAAACTCCTTTAAGGGTTAGGTTTTTAATGGACCTTAAAATCTatagttttctttcttggacTTGCATTGGTTTATGTTGTACGTCGCCTAATGACAGCCCCTCGAAAGAGTTATTACACAAATGCTTAAAATGAACTCAGTTAATTTTTATACCCATTAATAGAAATATGCTCAAaacataaaaatctaatttttataccTATCATCAaaaaacacatttatttaGGTTGCGTAAATTCAGTGCTTGTTCCACCCAAAGaatctttatttttgattCTCTTCACACATATATTCTCCTTTTAAatccattaaaaataatttaaaaaaaacatatatatatttatattacaaaaattgaaatgatataaaacaaataatattgaataaaaattaaatattttaaattataaatttgattttatccaactatttcatttaattttagaaattttttttataaagagttatgataatttttttattaattaatttaaaaattattgaattaatttcaaattttaacttttcaaaTGATTGGTCAAATATCCACCTAAAATGTATTATATtgtgtttttaaaaaaatataaaatctatttatgatatatattactaattaattcttctataacatttaatataaaataggaAAATACTTTTAGAgtgataaaaaagaagaaaaaaaaaagaaaatatatatatatatatatataatttcaagTATATGATACTCTCATTCTTATTGAATTTCGTTTGTTCAAACtttaaataatcttttatattatatatatatagacataATACCTATTGTTCCATTATATTagatattgaaaagaaaacatggggtttgtaaattttgatataatatatgCATTCTCATACCATTttgtatgtatataaaaagatgcattaatgatatattatattgaaaaaatattttctaaaaaaatattaaaaaaaatattctaagtATACAATgaacaatatatattaaatatataattagtttatttcacgtatatgatattttaattctcattGAGTTTTTTCTGCTCAAttgtttaaaattatcttttatatttttgatatatatacacaatacttttctttttcacaacaattaacaaaataacaaattctatatcaaattaaaaatagttatccacgattacaaataaataataatacaaaccTCCTATTTTATCTAGAGTTAAAGAAGACAAAATATTACTTCACTAAATACCCTTTATGCATAATTGCTGTAAAAATTCAACCACAAACTAACTACTTTGTGTTAAATTCAAAAGGGACAAATCTCTAATTTTCAATgactaaagaataaagaacaatTCTTAAAAATCTTTTAACAAATCAAAACATTTCATATTACAATGACTAAGCAAGCGTGATAATCTAAATCGATGTTGAGCAAATTGGAGAAGCAAAATGTGAATATCGCGATAGATGATTTATaccaattatattttaagtatatgAAAGATATCATCGAAATATATAACGAGTATATTCAGCTTATATTCAAATagacttttaaatttaacattacatagtatatataagtACATAATGAGTATCCACTACCTTTTTGAAATCATCAAATTagttttgaaattatatatgattcatatataaattatataacacttttaaattgacaattatattaatataaatatagaaaataaaaaaattatagattatagaAAAACTgtcaaacaaaatataaattttttttttcaagtagatagtaaaaagtatatttgagcaagaagtatatatttttaaaatctaaaaaatcatttaaaaataggtatattaaattatatatatatatataatagaatatttgtaaattgattattatattaatataagtataaaaaaataaatcaataatagattaaaaaagttgtaaacaaaacataaaacaGATTTTAAAGGAAACAGTAAAAAGATGATGGTACAGAGATATTGCGCAGTTTAATGGCTCTAAACTTCTGCACTGCATTCCAATTAATTGTAAAACAATGCTTGAAAACCGCTACAACTTTATAAATTCAAAGTATATAAAGAGTTCTTTCTTAGAATCCTGCCTGCATTTTCCTTGAAGTTAAGTGGCTCAAGACTTTGAATTCTTCTTTGACAATTCAAAAaccaaagaaaatgaagataaATGGGAAACTAGAGCCTTCTtatgaaaataaccaagaAAATGGGTTcactttttattcttaaaaattctaaaacagAGAGATCTAATTAGCATTTTGACTGTTCCTAACCTGAAATCTAAATCATACAGTTCTTTATGtgatctaaattaattaaacacgtgttaggattttgattaaatttttataagataatgaaaatcattaaaaatgaataaataaaagaaatcaagaaaacaaaccaTTGATAGAGATCAAGATCTTTTAG
The sequence above is drawn from the Ricinus communis isolate WT05 ecotype wild-type chromosome 7, ASM1957865v1, whole genome shotgun sequence genome and encodes:
- the LOC8260963 gene encoding S-adenosyl-L-methionine:benzoic acid/salicylic acid carboxyl methyltransferase 3, producing MGFAKDNAVDDTIQLEKVLHMNAGEGDNSYASNSLLQRKVMLKANKVVQESIKELYNKGFSECITMADMGCSSGPNAFIPMWEIIEAIDKTCNQLNRKPPILQVFLNDLPGNDFNSIFKSLPNLYKKLEEEKGKFGPCFIAAMPGSFYGRLFLPHSLHFVHSSYSLHWCSEVPKIPLNKGNIYVAKTSPPSVHKAYLDQFERDFNTFLRSRSAEVIPGGQMVITIIGRDKDMDQSDKYSPTIWELFGIILNDMVSEGLIEESKLDSFNIPLYAASAEEVKNVIEAEGSFNINRLESFHIGWDASIDDHYKASMDKHTRGMWVANCFRAASESILTHHFGGELIDIMFQRFSVGIGEYMEMADGAYTNHVVSMTKA